The following proteins come from a genomic window of Lachnoclostridium phytofermentans ISDg:
- a CDS encoding ATP-binding protein: MSQSITLTYTIPGDDFTRAGEASSDVKKKLKQMGANPEAIRKVAISMYEGEINMVIHAHGGDITVHISSTEIIMILKDEGPGIVDVELAMQAGYSTAPDNVRALGFGAGMGLPNMKKYSDEMSINTILGEGTTVSLKVYM; the protein is encoded by the coding sequence TTGAGCCAATCAATCACACTAACTTATACGATACCTGGTGATGATTTTACTAGAGCGGGGGAAGCATCTAGTGATGTTAAAAAGAAATTAAAGCAGATGGGAGCAAATCCGGAGGCTATAAGAAAGGTTGCCATCTCTATGTATGAGGGCGAGATAAACATGGTGATTCATGCTCATGGAGGAGATATCACGGTACATATCTCTTCTACAGAAATCATAATGATATTAAAAGATGAGGGACCAGGAATTGTAGATGTAGAACTTGCCATGCAGGCTGGATATTCCACTGCACCCGATAATGTTAGGGCACTGGGATTTGGGGCTGGCATGGGCCTTCCAAATATGAAAAAATACTCAGATGAAATGAGTATAAATACCATATTGGGAGAGGGGACTACTGTATCGTTGAAGGTTTATATGTAA
- a CDS encoding DRTGG domain-containing protein encodes MTVRDVKEILGAQVISGEEFLNREAQTGCGSDMMSDVLAFVEEQCVLLTGLCNLQVIRTAEMMDVVCIVFVRGKRPDEAMIELANEREIPLLCTGHRMFTACGLLYQNGLRGGTSN; translated from the coding sequence ATGACTGTAAGAGATGTGAAAGAAATACTTGGAGCACAGGTAATTAGCGGAGAAGAATTTTTAAATCGTGAGGCACAAACTGGTTGTGGATCCGATATGATGAGTGATGTACTTGCATTTGTCGAAGAACAATGCGTATTGTTAACCGGGTTGTGCAATTTACAGGTAATTCGCACAGCGGAGATGATGGATGTCGTATGTATCGTTTTTGTTCGAGGAAAAAGACCAGATGAAGCTATGATTGAGCTTGCAAATGAAAGAGAAATACCGTTATTATGTACCGGACATCGTATGTTTACAGCATGTGGTTTATTATATCAAAATGGTCTGCGAGGAGGTACCTCAAATTGA
- a CDS encoding NADH-quinone oxidoreductase subunit NuoE family protein — protein sequence MSSQKSTVPFAGTKEQEAELISVIEELKSDKGALMPILQKAQEIYGYLPIEVQTIISNTLDIPLEKIYGVVTFYSQFSLLPKGKFKISVCLGTACYVKGSGDIYNKLMEKLGIASGECTPDGKFSLEACRCIGACGLAPVLTVNDDVYGRLSVDDLDGILAKYA from the coding sequence ATGAGCTCACAGAAATCAACCGTTCCTTTTGCTGGAACAAAAGAGCAAGAGGCAGAACTTATAAGTGTTATAGAAGAGCTTAAAAGTGACAAAGGTGCCTTAATGCCAATACTTCAGAAGGCACAGGAAATCTATGGTTACCTTCCGATTGAAGTTCAAACCATTATTTCTAACACATTAGATATTCCTTTGGAAAAGATTTATGGAGTAGTAACATTTTATTCTCAATTCTCTCTTTTACCAAAAGGGAAATTCAAAATTTCCGTATGTCTTGGAACCGCCTGTTATGTAAAAGGCTCTGGTGACATCTATAATAAACTCATGGAGAAGCTTGGTATTGCTAGCGGCGAATGTACCCCTGACGGTAAGTTCTCTTTAGAAGCTTGCCGTTGTATTGGTGCCTGTGGTTTAGCTCCTGTTCTTACCGTTAACGATGATGTATACGGAAGACTTTCCGTAGATGACTTGGATGGTATTCTTGCTAAATACGCATAA
- a CDS encoding ATP-binding protein, with protein sequence MMPEISLNVLDVAQNSIRADATLIIITVTADRKKDTMTIVIKDNGCGMTKEQVTHVLDPFFTTRTTRKVGLGIPFFQYAATSTGGNFSIDSVVGEGTMVTASFILSHIDRMPLGDMTSTMHTLITLNNRIDFLYTYTVDDKSFTLDTREIRMILDGIPLNSPDVSNYIREFLSENKQEVDQGIIL encoded by the coding sequence ATGATGCCGGAAATCTCTCTGAACGTATTAGATGTGGCTCAAAATTCCATACGTGCAGACGCAACACTCATTATTATAACTGTAACTGCAGATAGAAAAAAGGATACTATGACTATAGTAATTAAAGATAATGGCTGTGGCATGACAAAAGAGCAGGTAACCCATGTCTTAGACCCTTTTTTCACAACACGAACTACCCGTAAGGTCGGGCTTGGAATACCGTTTTTTCAATATGCGGCGACTTCCACTGGTGGTAACTTTTCCATAGATTCTGTTGTTGGGGAAGGTACCATGGTTACAGCAAGTTTTATTCTCTCTCATATTGATCGGATGCCGCTTGGAGACATGACAAGCACGATGCATACGCTGATAACATTGAATAACCGGATAGATTTCTTATATACATATACCGTAGATGACAAAAGTTTCACCCTAGATACCAGAGAAATTCGAATGATACTTGACGGAATACCGCTTAATTCTCCTGATGTTTCTAATTATATACGAGAGTTTTTAAGCGAAAATAAGCAAGAAGTCGACCAAGGAATCATTCTCTAA
- a CDS encoding (2Fe-2S) ferredoxin domain-containing protein — translation MKSLEELKAIREKMQNQIGLRNEAEANIRVVVGMATCGIASGARPVLNALSTAVQEKGLSNIVVTQTGCIGLCQFEPIVEITEADKEKVTYVKMTAEKALEVVEKHLVRGQIVKEYTIQNYIK, via the coding sequence ATGAAATCTCTTGAAGAATTAAAAGCAATACGGGAGAAGATGCAGAATCAAATTGGCCTTCGTAACGAAGCCGAAGCAAATATCCGTGTCGTTGTAGGTATGGCTACCTGCGGTATCGCAAGTGGAGCAAGACCTGTTCTTAATGCTCTTTCAACCGCAGTTCAAGAAAAAGGCCTTTCAAATATTGTGGTTACACAAACAGGATGTATCGGTTTGTGTCAGTTTGAACCAATTGTAGAGATTACGGAAGCCGATAAAGAAAAAGTAACTTATGTAAAGATGACAGCAGAAAAAGCGCTTGAAGTAGTAGAAAAGCACTTAGTACGTGGACAAATTGTCAAGGAATATACGATTCAAAATTATATTAAATAG
- a CDS encoding NADH-quinone oxidoreductase subunit NuoF — MYRSHILVCGGTGCTSSGSQQILNALQTEIEKAGLKEEVAVVQTGCHGLCALGPIMLIYPEGTFYSMVNVDDIPEIVTEHLLKGRIVKRLLYNETVTEDGIKSLNETDFYKKQHRIALRNCGVINPENIDEYIGTRGYEALGKVLTEMTPDDVIQVLLDSGLRGRGGGGFPTGLKWKLAKGNDADQKYVCCNADEGDPGAFMDRSVLEGDPHVVLEAMAIAGYAIGATQGYIYVRAEYPIAVARLEIAIKQAREYGLLGNNIFGTDFSFDVGLRLGAGAFVCGEETALMTSIEGNRGEPRPRPPFPAQKGLFQKPTILNNVETYANIPQIILNGSEWFASMGTEKSKGTKVFALGGKIKNTGLVEIPMGTTLREVVEQIGGGIPNGKKFKAAQTGGPSGGCIPVEHFDIPIDYDNLISIGSMMGSGGLIVMDEDNCMVDIAKFFLEFTVDESCGKCTPCRIGTKRMLEILEKITKGNGTLEDLDKLEELCYYIKDNSLCGLGQTAPNPVLSTLRYFRDEYVAHVVDKKCPAGVCKSLLSYTIDADMCKGCTLCARTCPNNAIEGKVREPHVIIQDKCIKCGACMEKCKFGAISKK; from the coding sequence ATGTATCGTTCACACATCTTAGTTTGTGGCGGAACTGGTTGTACTTCCTCCGGAAGTCAGCAGATTCTAAATGCGTTACAGACTGAAATCGAAAAAGCCGGACTAAAAGAAGAGGTTGCTGTCGTTCAGACAGGATGCCACGGACTTTGTGCTTTGGGACCTATTATGTTAATTTATCCAGAAGGCACATTTTACTCTATGGTAAATGTTGACGACATCCCGGAAATCGTAACGGAGCACTTATTAAAAGGTAGAATTGTGAAACGCCTTCTCTATAATGAGACTGTTACTGAAGATGGTATCAAATCATTAAACGAAACGGATTTTTATAAAAAACAGCACAGAATAGCACTTCGTAATTGTGGTGTAATTAACCCAGAGAATATTGATGAATACATAGGAACAAGGGGGTACGAAGCACTTGGTAAGGTTCTTACTGAGATGACCCCAGACGATGTAATACAAGTCCTCCTAGACAGCGGGTTACGTGGCCGTGGAGGCGGCGGATTCCCAACCGGTTTAAAGTGGAAACTTGCAAAAGGAAATGACGCTGATCAAAAATATGTTTGCTGTAATGCCGATGAAGGTGACCCAGGTGCATTCATGGATCGTTCTGTATTAGAAGGTGACCCTCACGTTGTATTAGAAGCCATGGCTATTGCAGGATATGCAATAGGAGCAACCCAAGGATATATTTACGTTCGTGCAGAATACCCAATCGCTGTTGCTCGTCTTGAAATTGCAATCAAACAGGCGAGAGAATATGGACTTCTTGGGAATAATATATTCGGAACCGATTTCTCCTTTGATGTAGGTCTTCGTTTAGGTGCTGGTGCTTTCGTTTGTGGAGAAGAGACAGCTCTTATGACCTCTATTGAAGGTAACCGTGGTGAACCTCGTCCACGTCCTCCATTCCCAGCACAAAAAGGATTATTCCAGAAACCAACTATATTAAATAACGTAGAAACTTATGCTAATATCCCACAGATTATTCTAAATGGATCCGAATGGTTTGCATCTATGGGTACTGAAAAGAGCAAGGGTACGAAAGTATTCGCTCTTGGTGGCAAGATCAAGAACACTGGTCTTGTAGAAATCCCAATGGGTACTACACTTCGCGAAGTTGTAGAACAAATCGGTGGCGGTATTCCTAACGGTAAGAAGTTTAAGGCTGCTCAGACCGGCGGACCATCCGGCGGATGTATTCCAGTGGAGCACTTTGATATTCCAATCGATTACGATAACCTGATTTCCATCGGTTCTATGATGGGTTCTGGTGGTCTTATCGTAATGGATGAAGACAACTGTATGGTTGATATTGCTAAGTTCTTCCTTGAATTCACCGTAGATGAGTCTTGTGGTAAATGTACTCCATGTCGAATCGGTACAAAGCGTATGTTAGAGATTCTCGAAAAGATTACCAAGGGTAATGGAACCTTAGAGGATTTAGATAAGTTAGAGGAACTTTGCTATTACATCAAAGATAATTCTCTCTGTGGTCTTGGCCAGACAGCACCAAACCCAGTTTTATCTACACTTCGCTACTTCAGAGACGAGTATGTTGCTCATGTAGTAGACAAGAAATGTCCAGCTGGTGTATGTAAATCCTTACTTTCCTATACCATCGATGCAGACATGTGTAAAGGATGTACCTTATGTGCACGTACCTGTCCAAACAATGCTATTGAAGGTAAAGTACGCGAGCCTCACGTAATCATACAAGATAAGTGTATCAAGTGTGGAGCTTGTATGGAGAAATGTAAATTCGGTGCAATCAGTAAGAAATAA
- a CDS encoding NADH-dependent [FeFe] hydrogenase, group A6 — MANINLKINGMDVSAPAGSTILEAARLAHIEIPTLCYLKEINEIGACRICVVEVKGARSLVASCVYPINEGMEVFTNTPKVLKSRKKTLQLILSNHDRRCLSCVRSGDCELQKLCKELGVDDEALYDGEKGLYELDETAAHMVRDNNKCILCRRCTAVCSMTQGIGVIGANERGFKTNIGSAFEMGLGETSCVSCGQCIAVCPTGALYEKDSIDAVLEAIADPEKFVFVQTAPAVRAGLGEAFGLPIGTNVEGKMVAALRRIGFDKVFDTNFSADLTIMEEATEFLDRVQNGGVLPLITSCSPGWIKYCEHYFPDMTENLSSCKSPQQMFGAIAKTYYAEKLGIDPAKMVSVSIMPCTAKKFELGRDDQSAAGVPDVDYSLTVREFARLIDKVGLKFLSLPDEQYDNPLGISTGAAVIFGATGGVMEAALRTAVWKLTGENSDSPIEFNEVRGVQGIKEATFQVAGMDVNVAVASGLSNARELLEKVKSGEANYHFIEIMGCPGGCVNGGGQPQVPASVRNFTDIRALRAKVLYDSDAANPLRMSHENEAVKMVYDEFLGAPGSHKAHDILHTTYVKRSINK, encoded by the coding sequence ATGGCGAATATTAATTTAAAAATTAACGGCATGGATGTCTCTGCTCCGGCAGGTTCGACCATCTTAGAAGCTGCCAGATTAGCGCACATTGAAATTCCAACCCTTTGTTACCTAAAGGAAATCAACGAAATTGGTGCTTGCCGTATCTGTGTAGTAGAAGTAAAAGGTGCAAGAAGCTTAGTAGCTTCCTGTGTATATCCAATAAATGAAGGTATGGAGGTATTTACAAATACTCCAAAAGTATTAAAGTCCAGAAAAAAAACCTTGCAATTAATTCTTTCTAATCATGACAGAAGATGTCTCTCCTGCGTAAGAAGTGGGGACTGTGAATTACAGAAATTATGTAAAGAACTTGGTGTTGATGACGAAGCATTATATGATGGCGAGAAGGGCTTATATGAGCTCGATGAAACCGCAGCTCATATGGTTCGTGATAATAATAAATGTATTCTTTGTAGACGTTGTACTGCTGTGTGCTCAATGACACAAGGTATCGGCGTAATTGGAGCAAATGAGCGAGGATTTAAGACAAATATCGGTTCTGCTTTTGAAATGGGACTAGGCGAAACAAGCTGTGTATCTTGTGGCCAGTGTATCGCTGTCTGTCCTACCGGTGCACTTTATGAAAAAGATAGCATCGATGCAGTATTAGAAGCAATTGCAGATCCGGAGAAGTTTGTATTCGTTCAAACAGCACCTGCTGTTCGTGCAGGACTTGGTGAAGCATTTGGCTTACCAATCGGAACGAATGTGGAAGGCAAGATGGTTGCTGCACTTCGTCGCATTGGCTTTGATAAAGTATTTGATACAAATTTCAGTGCTGACTTAACCATTATGGAAGAAGCAACAGAATTCCTTGATCGTGTACAAAATGGTGGAGTATTACCACTCATTACTTCCTGTTCTCCAGGATGGATTAAATACTGCGAGCACTATTTCCCAGATATGACAGAGAACTTAAGTTCCTGTAAATCTCCACAGCAGATGTTCGGTGCAATTGCAAAGACATATTATGCTGAGAAGCTTGGTATCGACCCAGCAAAGATGGTAAGTGTAAGTATTATGCCATGTACCGCAAAGAAATTTGAACTTGGCCGTGACGATCAATCCGCAGCAGGTGTTCCAGACGTTGACTATTCCTTGACTGTACGTGAGTTCGCAAGACTTATTGATAAGGTAGGCCTTAAATTCTTATCCTTACCAGACGAACAGTATGACAATCCACTTGGTATCTCTACCGGTGCCGCTGTTATCTTTGGTGCAACCGGTGGTGTTATGGAAGCAGCTCTTCGTACTGCAGTATGGAAGTTAACCGGTGAAAATAGTGATTCTCCAATTGAATTTAATGAAGTTCGTGGTGTACAAGGCATCAAAGAAGCAACCTTCCAAGTTGCTGGTATGGATGTCAATGTTGCTGTAGCTTCTGGTCTTTCCAATGCAAGAGAATTGCTTGAGAAAGTAAAATCAGGAGAAGCAAACTATCACTTTATCGAAATCATGGGATGTCCTGGTGGTTGTGTAAATGGTGGTGGTCAGCCTCAAGTTCCAGCAAGCGTTCGTAACTTTACGGATATTCGTGCTCTTCGTGCAAAGGTTCTTTATGATTCCGATGCAGCAAATCCTTTGCGTATGTCTCATGAAAATGAAGCAGTTAAGATGGTTTATGATGAGTTCCTTGGTGCTCCTGGAAGCCATAAGGCACACGATATCTTGCATACTACTTATGTTAAGAGATCCATTAATAAATAG
- a CDS encoding C39 family peptidase, giving the protein MGYAIVYEFSDDGSSPYNRTNKLMRFSDKKYYYLDSFNMFISENSYVYDVLNNISYNDKEKITDFINSSNTNRNSTAPSIPIIDPDDYEKGYSSLSTKSINGWDNYYMTTGDFSATGHCGATSAVNLLLYYYQSRSYYNLYDNNNWQTAFSTIYSYAGYNASIWDVSGAINRYFFSKNYNSISANATILSKDSTMMGKIDNNVPFILNVMGHNLYEEHFVLALGYRQYQFSNGTKRIYYKIADGWVSRALRYICPADASMQNAVYISE; this is encoded by the coding sequence GTGGGTTATGCTATTGTATATGAATTTTCTGATGATGGTTCAAGTCCATATAACCGTACAAATAAATTAATGAGATTTTCTGACAAAAAATACTATTACCTTGATTCCTTCAATATGTTTATTTCTGAAAATTCGTATGTATATGATGTGCTTAATAACATATCATATAATGATAAAGAAAAAATAACTGATTTTATTAATTCATCAAATACTAATAGAAATAGTACAGCCCCTTCAATACCCATAATTGATCCAGATGATTATGAAAAGGGATATAGCAGTTTATCTACTAAGTCTATAAATGGTTGGGATAATTATTATATGACAACTGGTGATTTTTCAGCAACAGGACATTGTGGTGCTACATCTGCAGTTAATCTGTTATTATATTATTATCAATCTCGTAGTTATTATAATCTTTATGATAATAATAACTGGCAAACTGCATTTTCTACAATTTATAGTTATGCTGGCTATAATGCATCTATATGGGATGTAAGTGGTGCCATAAATAGATATTTTTTTTCAAAGAACTATAACAGTATATCAGCCAATGCAACAATACTATCCAAGGATAGTACTATGATGGGTAAAATAGATAATAATGTACCTTTTATACTAAATGTTATGGGACACAACCTGTATGAAGAACACTTTGTTTTAGCGTTAGGTTACAGACAATACCAATTTAGTAATGGGACGAAAAGAATTTATTATAAAATAGCTGATGGTTGGGTATCAAGAGCTTTGAGATATATCTGCCCTGCTGATGCATCTATGCAAAATGCAGTTTATATTTCTGAGTAA
- a CDS encoding signal peptidase II, which yields MKPIAKKGITIGSLVVINQVIKAIIRHNYFDKSFRILGDVFAFKPKVNTNQSYLGNYVDIFSYPWFAILINAFVIVIAYYMYEYYHFCAKREGIIPKVIYVLLLSGAFCSLIDKIFFGGSLDYILLFDWFIFDLKDCYISGAEVLFAFALIKNYKRIEKLRRYDIAYFCLRKWWKSDVSNSWGNLTVYCY from the coding sequence ATGAAACCAATAGCAAAAAAAGGTATAACAATAGGAAGTTTGGTAGTAATCAATCAGGTGATAAAGGCTATCATACGACATAATTATTTTGATAAGAGTTTTCGGATATTGGGAGACGTATTTGCCTTCAAACCAAAGGTAAATACAAACCAATCTTATCTTGGGAATTATGTAGACATTTTTAGTTACCCATGGTTTGCAATACTGATTAATGCTTTCGTTATAGTGATAGCTTACTATATGTACGAGTATTATCACTTTTGTGCAAAACGGGAGGGAATAATACCGAAAGTAATTTATGTGTTATTGTTGTCAGGAGCATTTTGTAGCCTTATTGATAAGATATTCTTTGGTGGTAGTCTTGATTATATTTTACTATTTGACTGGTTTATCTTTGATTTGAAAGATTGTTATATCAGTGGGGCAGAAGTATTGTTTGCCTTTGCATTGATAAAGAATTATAAAAGAATTGAAAAACTAAGGAGATATGATATTGCTTACTTTTGTTTGCGTAAATGGTGGAAGAGTGATGTTAGTAATAGTTGGGGTAACCTCACGGTGTATTGCTATTGA